From Vanessa cardui chromosome 29, ilVanCard2.1, whole genome shotgun sequence, a single genomic window includes:
- the LOC124541938 gene encoding protein ALP1-like — MDTHQKRAVALYLLHRRIKKRRPKRFWIHPLIAERNRYGLFVTLINELKKDEEKFFNYFRMSISSYLELKKKTETALQKQHTNMRDPISPEEMLAVTLRYLASGTSMHDLHYIFRIGHTTISAIIRTTCEKLWEVLMSECFPVITTELLEEISQKFYKYANFPHCVGAIDGKHIRITKPDNSASIYYNYKDFFSFVLMAVVDADYCFVFVDIGAPGSNADSTIFKNTTFCNALNSNSIKLPNEKILPGSTLPPVPYVFVADEAFGLHQHIMRPYGGQFLSVQKRVFNYRLSRARRYVECAFGILSNKWRILNRALDVSIPLSINIVKACCILHNFVRKRDGHHIREEDFTHNLESIQTPPSIRSGRQANNIRDIFQQYFMSDSGALSWQLSKI, encoded by the exons CACTAATTGCGGAAAGAAATCGTTATGGATTATTTGTTACTCTTATTAATGAGTTAAAGAAGGATGAGGAgaagttctttaattatttccgaATGTCCATAAGTAGTTATttagaacttaaaaaaaaaacagaaactgcTCTTCAAAAACAACATACTAATATGCGAGATCCCATATCACCAGAGGAAATGTTGGCAGTCACATTAAG ataccTAGCAAGTGGGACTTCAATGCACGATTTGCACTACATATTCAGAATTGGGCACACAACTATATCAGCAATTATAAGAACGACATGTGAAAAATTATGGGAGGTGTTAATGTCTGAATGTTTTCCGGTAATCACTACAGAACTTTTAGAAGAAATCAgccaaaaattttacaagtacGCAAATTTTCCCCACTGTGTCGGAGCAATAGACGGCAAACATATAAGAATAACTAAACCAGATAACAGTGCTTCAATTTACTACaattataaggattttttttcatttgtattaatgGCCGTAGTTGATGCGGATTACTGCTTCGTTTTTGTAGACATTGGAGCCCCGGGAAGTAATGCTGATtcaaccatttttaaaaatactactttTTGCAATGCGCTTAATAGCAATTCTATCAAACTAcctaatgaaaaaatactaccCGGATCTACTTTGCCACCTGTCCCGTATGTATTCGTAGCCGATGAGGCATTTGGTTTGCATCAACACATTATGAGACCTTATGGTGGTCAATTTTTGAGTGTACAAAAAAGGGTATTTAATTATCGCCTATCGAGAGCACGAAGATACGTAGAATGTGCATTTGgcattttatcaaacaaatggCGAATTTTAAATCGTGCATTGGATGTATCAATAcctttatcaattaatattgtgaAGGCATGTTGCATACTTCACAATTTTGTACGAAAACGAGACGGCCATCACATTAGAGAAGAAGATTTTACTCATAATCTTGAGAGTATACAAACACCTCCATCAATACGCAGTGGAAGACAAGCCAACAACATAAGagatatttttcaacaatattttatgagtgaCAGCGGAGCTTTAAGCTGGcaattgtcaaaaatttaa
- the LOC124541944 gene encoding ets DNA-binding protein pokkuri, which translates to MPTQARCDRVPPADGAWGALDLRVLQEDDLPLDPREWCRAQVGAWVSRRGGLPERFPMNGKALCLMSRDMFAARVPRLGHALHQDFRRRLAKALALQELIEKLSSK; encoded by the exons ATGCCAACACAAGCTCGGTGTGACCGCGTCCCGCCAGCGGATGGAGCGTGGGGTGCCCTTGATTTGCGGGTTTTGCAAGAAGATGACTTACCACTTG ATCCGAGGGAATGGTGCCGGGCGCAAGTCGGTGCGTGGGTGTCCCGACGCGGTGGTCTACCTGAACGATTCCCAATGAACGGGAAAGCCCTTTGCCTCATGTCACGGGATATGTTCGCCGCGCGAGTCCCTCGACTTGGGCATGCCTTGCACCAG gaTTTTAGACGAAGGCTCGCAAAAGCTCTAGCTCTACAAGAACTCATTGAAAAGTTATCATCAAAATGA